In Anaerolineae bacterium, a single genomic region encodes these proteins:
- a CDS encoding CpsD/CapB family tyrosine-protein kinase, with protein MKGNISPDLITIHHPRSPIAEAYRILRTNLEFSGLDRPLRILLVTSPGAEEGKSTVLANLGVVIAQAGKKVILADCDLRRPYLHELFGLPGNVGLTTMIVDEEAMKNPPLLATGVENLLLLPSGPLPPNPAEVLASRRMEEILKRLSAEADMLLLDAPPVISVTDALILASKSDGVILVIRAGHTRREMAVRAKELLEKVNARLLGSVLTDAPVDMRLQRYYGS; from the coding sequence ATGAAGGGAAACATTTCGCCAGATCTTATTACAATCCACCACCCGCGTTCGCCCATAGCAGAAGCTTACCGTATTTTAAGGACCAATCTGGAATTTTCCGGGCTTGATAGGCCCCTCCGCATACTCCTTGTAACCTCTCCCGGTGCTGAGGAAGGGAAAAGCACTGTTTTAGCCAATTTGGGGGTGGTCATAGCTCAGGCCGGTAAAAAGGTTATTCTGGCTGATTGTGACCTTCGCCGCCCTTACCTTCACGAACTTTTTGGGCTTCCGGGAAACGTTGGCCTTACCACGATGATCGTGGATGAAGAAGCTATGAAAAACCCTCCCCTTCTGGCCACGGGTGTTGAAAATTTGTTGCTCCTCCCCAGCGGTCCCCTTCCCCCGAACCCCGCTGAGGTTTTAGCTTCCCGCAGGATGGAAGAAATCCTCAAGCGCTTGTCCGCCGAAGCTGACATGCTTCTCTTAGATGCCCCTCCCGTGATTTCCGTCACTGATGCCCTTATCTTGGCTTCAAAGTCCGATGGGGTGATTTTGGTAATAAGGGCTGGTCACACCAGAAGGGAAATGGCTGTAAGGGCTAAGGAGCTTCTGGAAAAGGTCAATGCCCGCCTTCTGGGAAGTGTCCTTACTGATGCCCCGGTGGACATGAGGCTTCAGAGATACTATGGCTCATGA
- a CDS encoding capsular biosynthesis protein gives MAHEVKGFVDIHIHILPGIDDGPEDWEEAIQMAKAAQEDGIAAVVATPHNIGFGQELNRNQILLLVEELKGKLLKEGVALQIFPGIEVLLVPEVLLLLEEGKAFTLNGSRYILVELPYAFYPVYSEYALFKLLERGYRPILAHPERYAYFQSRPELLKPLVKMGVLVQLTSSSITGELGGRAKETSRFFLQEGMAHIIATDAHSPRWRKPTMREAFEEVSCVLGQEKAMEMFFFNPKAILEDEEIKI, from the coding sequence ATGGCTCATGAAGTTAAGGGCTTTGTGGATATACACATCCACATATTACCTGGAATTGACGATGGACCTGAAGACTGGGAGGAAGCCATCCAGATGGCAAAGGCAGCCCAGGAAGACGGAATTGCGGCGGTGGTAGCTACCCCCCATAACATTGGATTTGGGCAGGAATTAAACCGCAACCAGATCCTCTTGCTGGTGGAGGAATTAAAGGGTAAACTCTTAAAGGAAGGCGTGGCGCTCCAGATTTTCCCGGGTATAGAGGTATTGCTGGTGCCTGAAGTTTTGCTCCTTCTCGAAGAAGGAAAAGCGTTCACCTTAAACGGAAGCCGTTACATTCTGGTGGAACTGCCCTACGCCTTTTACCCGGTATATTCGGAATATGCACTTTTCAAACTGCTGGAGCGTGGTTACAGACCTATCCTTGCGCATCCTGAGCGTTACGCGTATTTCCAGAGCCGCCCTGAGCTTCTTAAGCCTCTGGTAAAAATGGGCGTGCTTGTCCAGCTTACTTCCAGCAGTATAACAGGAGAATTGGGAGGCAGGGCAAAGGAAACTTCGCGTTTTTTTCTGCAGGAAGGAATGGCTCATATAATAGCTACCGATGCGCACTCGCCCAGATGGCGAAAACCTACCATGCGCGAAGCTTTTGAGGAGGTTTCCTGCGTCCTGGGGCAGGAAAAGGCTATGGAAATGTTTTTCTTCAACCCGAAAGCCATCCTTGAGGACGAAGAGATTAAAATATGA
- a CDS encoding AURKAIP1/COX24 domain-containing protein: MGSVLKWRRRKIARHKYKKRLKKTRWQRRMQKIGG, translated from the coding sequence ATGGGATCCGTTCTGAAGTGGCGCCGGCGCAAGATAGCACGGCATAAGTACAAAAAGCGCCTCAAAAAGACCCGCTGGCAGCGCAGAATGCAGAAGATCGGAGGATAA
- a CDS encoding glucose-1-phosphate thymidylyltransferase — translation MKALVLSGGKGTRLRPITYTSAKQLVPVANRPVLFRVLDTITAAGIKDIGIVVGDTAEEVMKAVGDGSAWNASITYIKQEAPLGLAHAVKISKNYLGDSPFVMFLGDNVIQGGIKHLVEEFSQGYWNAQIVLKEVENPSQFGVAELKDGRVVKLVEKPKSPPSNLALVGIYMFDHHIFEAVEAIKPSWRGELEITDAIQYLIDKGYKVYPYIHKGWWIDTGKMEDLLEANRLLLDEINSSIEGEIKGDSSVTGRVVIEVGAEIINSNIRGPVAIGKNTRIENAYIGPYTSIYHDCLIRNCEIEHCIVMEGTRIEDIPFRLEDSLIGRYVEIKASNAKPKAYRMMLGDHSRVSLARENF, via the coding sequence ATGAAAGCACTTGTCCTGAGCGGAGGCAAAGGCACAAGGCTCCGGCCCATAACTTACACCAGTGCCAAACAGCTGGTGCCGGTGGCTAATCGTCCTGTTCTATTTCGGGTGTTGGATACTATAACAGCAGCCGGCATCAAAGACATAGGCATAGTGGTAGGAGATACAGCTGAAGAGGTAATGAAAGCTGTGGGAGATGGTTCAGCCTGGAACGCCAGCATCACTTACATAAAGCAGGAAGCTCCTCTGGGTCTTGCTCATGCTGTCAAAATTTCCAAAAATTACCTGGGCGACAGCCCTTTCGTCATGTTCCTGGGGGATAACGTTATTCAGGGGGGGATAAAGCACTTAGTGGAAGAATTCAGCCAGGGCTACTGGAATGCTCAGATAGTGCTAAAGGAGGTGGAAAATCCCTCCCAATTCGGAGTGGCTGAGCTCAAGGACGGAAGGGTGGTAAAGCTGGTGGAAAAACCCAAATCCCCTCCCTCTAACCTCGCTCTTGTAGGCATTTACATGTTTGACCATCACATCTTTGAAGCGGTAGAAGCAATAAAGCCCTCCTGGCGAGGGGAACTGGAAATAACAGATGCAATTCAATACCTTATAGACAAAGGTTACAAAGTTTACCCCTACATCCACAAAGGCTGGTGGATAGACACCGGTAAAATGGAGGACCTTCTGGAGGCCAACCGGCTTCTCCTGGACGAAATAAATTCCTCCATAGAAGGAGAAATAAAAGGCGATTCATCGGTTACAGGGAGGGTGGTAATTGAGGTGGGAGCTGAGATTATAAACAGCAACATAAGGGGGCCTGTAGCCATAGGCAAGAACACCCGCATTGAAAACGCTTACATCGGCCCCTATACCTCCATCTACCACGATTGTTTGATCCGGAACTGCGAAATTGAACACTGTATAGTTATGGAAGGCACAAGGATAGAAGATATACCGTTCCGGCTGGAAGACAGCCTTATAGGAAGGTATGTGGAGATAAAAGCTTCCAACGCTAAACCCAAAGCTTACCGGATGATGCTGGGGGACCACAGTAGAGTAAGTTTAGCCCGGGAGAATTTTTAA
- the sppA gene encoding signal peptide peptidase SppA, which produces MKRTKILWITLLLGLSVLAILCCGGSLLAFGRTRGSPQALTFLGPEGVALIEVKGVVTTDSYSSPFVIASRTLVETLRSADENPRVAAILLYVNSPGGDAVASDEVYRALKALKKPTVAYLGDIAASGAYYIACGADKIVAHPATLTGSIGVIVEMPNAQKFMERLGLEVVVIKSGPHKDVGNFYRSLTEEEKAYWQELVNRVHEMFLEVIVRERGLPEEKLKPIADGRLILGEDALKFGLVDKLGSFDDALRLAGELGGIEGEPRIIRYRIAPSFIESLLYEIRNLLPVTPFPRLMFVYK; this is translated from the coding sequence ATGAAGCGCACAAAAATTTTATGGATTACCCTTTTACTGGGTCTTTCGGTTCTGGCAATCCTGTGCTGCGGAGGAAGCCTTCTGGCCTTCGGCCGAACGAGAGGATCCCCCCAAGCTTTAACATTTCTTGGTCCTGAGGGGGTGGCATTAATAGAAGTGAAAGGGGTGGTAACTACTGATTCCTATAGTTCCCCTTTCGTCATTGCCAGCCGCACTCTGGTGGAAACCCTGCGCTCAGCTGATGAGAACCCTCGGGTAGCTGCTATCTTGCTTTATGTTAATAGCCCTGGTGGGGATGCAGTGGCCAGCGATGAAGTTTATAGGGCTTTGAAGGCCTTAAAGAAACCCACAGTGGCTTATCTTGGAGATATAGCTGCTTCGGGTGCTTATTACATCGCCTGTGGAGCCGATAAGATAGTAGCCCATCCGGCGACCCTCACTGGTTCCATAGGGGTTATTGTAGAGATGCCCAACGCCCAAAAGTTTATGGAAAGACTTGGCCTGGAAGTAGTAGTAATAAAAAGCGGACCCCACAAAGACGTAGGTAACTTTTACCGGAGCCTCACGGAAGAAGAAAAAGCTTACTGGCAGGAGCTTGTGAATAGAGTGCACGAGATGTTTTTGGAGGTGATAGTCAGGGAACGAGGCCTTCCTGAGGAAAAATTAAAGCCCATTGCTGACGGCAGGCTTATCCTGGGGGAAGATGCCTTAAAATTCGGCCTTGTGGATAAACTGGGAAGCTTTGACGATGCCCTGAGGCTGGCTGGGGAATTAGGAGGTATTGAAGGGGAGCCGCGGATTATCCGATACAGGATCGCGCCAAGCTTTATTGAAAGCCTTTTATACGAAATCCGGAACCTCTTGCCTGTAACGCCGTTCCCTCGGCTTATGTTCGTTTATAAATAA
- a CDS encoding carbohydrate kinase family protein produces MKENPEVVVIGAAALDTKGMASSIPVYGMAVPGKVKISPGGVARNIAENLARLGVHSTLLTVVGNDPAGKQILEQAKESGIDVSRIEVIKGERTASYLAILDQSGSPLASVYDMKIMQHLTPQYIQKNRRIISKASMVIIDANIPPESIETIVSITSKHSIPLCADPTSSDLAEKLIPFLKDFYLLTPNEAEAEILSGKRVYDRDSAILAAKELVSKGVKIAVITMAEMGVCYSTPSTSGHVPAIRVEVVDFTGAGDALTAGTVFGLLNDFSVDEAIRIGVAAATLTLRCEETVCPDISLEKVYEGLII; encoded by the coding sequence ATGAAGGAAAATCCGGAAGTAGTAGTCATAGGGGCAGCGGCTTTAGATACTAAAGGGATGGCCAGTTCCATCCCGGTTTATGGTATGGCTGTCCCTGGGAAAGTCAAAATAAGCCCTGGTGGGGTAGCCAGAAACATAGCCGAAAACCTCGCTCGTCTGGGAGTTCATTCCACTCTCCTCACCGTGGTCGGGAATGACCCCGCTGGCAAACAGATTTTAGAGCAGGCAAAGGAAAGTGGAATTGATGTTTCCCGCATAGAAGTGATTAAAGGTGAACGCACTGCTTCTTATCTTGCCATTTTGGACCAGAGCGGATCTCCATTGGCTTCGGTTTACGATATGAAAATAATGCAACACTTGACTCCTCAGTATATTCAGAAGAACCGCCGGATAATAAGCAAAGCCAGCATGGTAATAATCGACGCCAACATTCCCCCTGAAAGCATAGAAACCATAGTTTCCATAACATCAAAGCACTCTATCCCCCTTTGCGCTGATCCTACCTCTTCGGATCTGGCGGAAAAGCTCATCCCCTTCTTAAAGGATTTCTACCTTCTGACCCCTAACGAGGCCGAGGCAGAAATCCTTTCGGGCAAAAGGGTTTATGATAGGGATAGTGCCATCTTAGCCGCCAAGGAATTGGTGTCAAAAGGGGTTAAAATTGCCGTCATAACCATGGCGGAAATGGGTGTTTGTTATTCCACTCCTTCCACAAGCGGCCACGTGCCTGCAATTAGAGTAGAGGTGGTGGATTTCACCGGAGCAGGAGATGCTCTGACAGCAGGGACGGTTTTCGGGCTGCTCAATGATTTTTCGGTCGATGAAGCTATACGTATAGGAGTAGCTGCTGCTACCCTCACCCTACGCTGTGAAGAGACCGTTTGTCCTGATATCTCCCTGGAGAAAGTTTATGAAGGCCTTATCATTTGA
- a CDS encoding pseudouridine-5'-phosphate glycosidase translates to MKALSFEIAIPPEAVSSPLPKVALESVVITFGLPYPHNLEVALGMERAIHEEGAIPLTVAVIGGKIKAGLSREEIEFLARAEGIRKVSRREIPFVVASGGNGATTVSGTVFVAGKIGVRIVATGGLGGVHRGSAFDISADLPTVAETPVAIVCSGAKSILDLEATLEWLETWGVPVIGFGTQEFPAFYTSISGLPLEYSASSVEEAARFLRAHWALRPECGAIVAVPVPRDKEIDRRELEEIVEKAQREAEERGIKGKSLTPFLLQRLAELSEGKTLEANKALLLNNAKVAAQLARALTESSFQGRQTA, encoded by the coding sequence ATGAAGGCCTTATCATTTGAAATCGCAATCCCTCCAGAAGCAGTCTCAAGTCCCCTTCCCAAGGTGGCTTTGGAGTCGGTGGTAATAACCTTTGGCCTCCCATACCCTCATAACCTTGAAGTGGCTCTGGGGATGGAGAGGGCTATCCACGAAGAGGGAGCCATACCTCTAACGGTAGCGGTTATAGGAGGAAAGATCAAAGCAGGGCTGAGCAGGGAAGAGATAGAGTTCTTAGCGAGGGCGGAAGGAATTCGTAAAGTATCAAGGCGGGAGATACCTTTTGTGGTCGCTTCAGGAGGCAATGGGGCAACCACTGTATCGGGAACGGTTTTTGTAGCAGGGAAAATAGGCGTCAGGATCGTGGCTACTGGAGGTCTTGGTGGTGTTCACAGAGGCTCAGCCTTTGACATATCAGCCGATTTACCTACCGTAGCTGAAACCCCTGTAGCGATAGTCTGCTCTGGAGCTAAATCTATTCTGGATCTGGAAGCAACACTGGAGTGGTTGGAAACGTGGGGCGTGCCGGTCATAGGTTTTGGGACACAGGAATTCCCTGCTTTCTACACCTCTATCTCAGGCCTTCCACTGGAGTACTCGGCTTCATCGGTGGAGGAAGCAGCCAGATTCCTCAGAGCTCACTGGGCTCTGCGCCCCGAGTGTGGAGCCATAGTGGCAGTTCCAGTCCCTCGGGATAAAGAAATTGATAGGCGGGAACTTGAGGAAATAGTGGAAAAAGCTCAAAGAGAAGCGGAGGAAAGGGGGATAAAAGGCAAAAGTTTAACCCCATTTCTCCTTCAGCGTCTGGCAGAATTGAGTGAGGGTAAAACTCTTGAGGCTAACAAAGCTTTGCTTCTGAACAACGCTAAAGTAGCCGCTCAGTTAGCCAGAGCTTTGACGGAATCATCCTTTCAAGGTAGACAAACTGCTTAA